From the Micromonospora sediminicola genome, one window contains:
- a CDS encoding DUF305 domain-containing protein, whose product MTAPVTTDSELDEAPATDEGGRPAVRRYGLLAVAAAIVVGLLLGYAGGLLTPTLTRPGDNSAEAGFARDMTAHHNQAVAMGLLAFRQGQDAEVRQVGVDIATGQQGEIGTMQTWLRSWKLDPTGDQPAMAWMPDGAGLVKNGLMPGMATPEEMAKLKAATGREFDLLFLNMMIRHHIGGVHMIDGILAEGHDDDVLAVAQTMKNTQQNDLTNLSAALKRLGGTP is encoded by the coding sequence ATGACCGCTCCGGTGACCACCGACAGCGAGCTCGACGAGGCACCGGCCACCGACGAGGGCGGCCGGCCGGCGGTACGCCGCTACGGCCTGCTTGCCGTGGCCGCCGCCATCGTGGTCGGGCTCCTGCTCGGGTACGCCGGCGGCCTGCTCACGCCGACGCTCACCCGCCCGGGGGACAACTCGGCCGAGGCCGGTTTCGCCCGGGACATGACCGCGCACCACAACCAGGCGGTGGCCATGGGCCTGCTGGCGTTCCGCCAGGGGCAGGACGCGGAGGTCCGCCAGGTCGGCGTCGACATCGCCACCGGCCAGCAGGGCGAGATCGGCACCATGCAGACGTGGCTGCGCTCCTGGAAGCTGGACCCGACCGGTGACCAGCCGGCGATGGCGTGGATGCCGGACGGGGCCGGGCTGGTGAAGAACGGGCTGATGCCCGGCATGGCCACCCCCGAGGAGATGGCGAAGCTGAAGGCGGCGACCGGACGCGAGTTCGACCTGCTCTTCCTGAACATGATGATCCGGCACCACATCGGCGGCGTGCACATGATCGACGGCATCCTGGCCGAGGGGCACGACGACGACGTGCTCGCGGTCGCCCAGACCATGAAGAACACGCAGCAGAACGACCTGACCAACCTCAGCGCCGCGCTGAAGCGCCTGGGCGGCACCCCGTAA
- a CDS encoding DUF3105 domain-containing protein, producing MSISTPGGPERRPTVVSTGKKPAAGRPAAGDKPAAKAGAGKAGGGKGTPRPGAGGKGRKPVTPVKVSQGRSWGPIALFVAVGVLAVGIIGIGAWAVYQGAQPWQKRADAINGMVDFRKKDKDLVKGGNHQPGAIKYDVSPPVAGPHNQAWQNCMGDVYDAPIANEHAVHSLEHGTVWITYRPDLPADQVEKLKSKVQGKEKLMLSPYEGLDKPISLQAWGFQLKVDNADDSRIDDFIKTLRVNASIEGPNALCDQGVTATGTTPRDNLQNNMPEQPTQ from the coding sequence ATGAGCATCAGCACCCCGGGCGGCCCGGAGCGCCGTCCCACCGTGGTCAGCACCGGCAAGAAGCCGGCCGCAGGCCGTCCGGCGGCCGGCGACAAGCCCGCCGCGAAGGCCGGCGCGGGCAAGGCCGGGGGCGGCAAGGGCACGCCACGGCCGGGCGCCGGGGGCAAGGGCCGCAAGCCGGTCACCCCGGTGAAGGTGAGCCAGGGTCGCTCGTGGGGTCCGATCGCCCTGTTCGTCGCGGTCGGCGTGCTGGCCGTCGGCATCATCGGCATCGGCGCCTGGGCCGTCTACCAGGGCGCCCAGCCGTGGCAGAAGCGGGCGGACGCCATCAACGGCATGGTCGACTTCCGCAAGAAGGACAAGGACCTGGTCAAGGGCGGCAACCACCAGCCCGGCGCGATCAAGTACGACGTCTCCCCGCCGGTCGCCGGCCCGCACAACCAGGCCTGGCAGAACTGCATGGGCGACGTCTACGACGCCCCGATCGCCAACGAGCACGCGGTGCACAGCCTGGAGCACGGCACCGTCTGGATCACCTACCGCCCGGACCTGCCCGCCGACCAGGTGGAGAAGCTCAAGAGCAAGGTGCAGGGCAAGGAGAAGCTGATGCTCAGCCCGTACGAGGGGCTGGACAAGCCGATCTCGTTGCAGGCCTGGGGCTTCCAGCTCAAGGTCGACAACGCCGACGACAGCCGGATCGACGACTTCATCAAGACGCTGCGGGTGAACGCCTCGATCGAGGGCCCGAACGCCCTCTGCGACCAGGGCGTCACCGCCACCGGCACCACCCCGCGGGACAACCTGCAGAACAACATGCCCGAGCAGCCGACCCAGTAA
- the argS gene encoding arginine--tRNA ligase: protein MTPAELAEVVLAAAHAVFDERGLDRAALPAQTTVERPRNPDHGDYASTLALQLSKKVGVPPRELASALADQLGRAPGVKSVEIAGPGFLNIRLDAGAAGQLAKVIVEAGPAYGRSDTLAGQRINLEFVSANPTGPVHIGGVRWAAVGDALSRLLRATGADVGTEYYFNDAGSQIDRFARSLLAAAKGEPAPEDGYGGAYIAEIAAEVVKRRPDVLDLPEDAAQEVFRVEGVQLMFSEIKSSLRDFGVEFDTYFNEKDLHDRGELEKALLRLREQGHVFESEGATWLRTTDFGDDKDRVLRKSNGEWTYFAADCAYYLDKRERGFERVVIMLGADHHGYIGRMKAMAACFGDDPARNLEILIGQLVNLLRDGAPVRMSKRAGTVVTLEDLVDAIGVDASRYALARYSSDSPIDIDVELWTRATRDNPVYYVQYVAARTASVGRNAAEAGLTRGDAADFRAELLVHEKENDLLKALAEFPAVVASAAELRGPHLVARYLERLAGAYHRFYDNCRILPRGDEEVTDLHRARLWLNDATRTVIANGLHLLGVSAPERM from the coding sequence GTGACTCCCGCAGAACTCGCCGAGGTCGTCCTCGCCGCAGCCCACGCCGTCTTCGACGAGCGGGGCCTGGACCGTGCCGCGCTGCCCGCGCAGACCACCGTCGAGCGACCCCGTAACCCCGATCACGGCGACTACGCCTCGACGCTGGCGTTGCAGCTCAGCAAGAAGGTGGGCGTCCCCCCGCGGGAGCTGGCGTCGGCCCTGGCCGACCAGCTGGGCCGGGCGCCGGGGGTCAAGTCGGTGGAGATCGCCGGCCCGGGTTTCCTGAACATCCGGCTCGACGCGGGCGCCGCCGGCCAGCTGGCCAAGGTGATCGTCGAGGCCGGCCCGGCGTACGGGCGCTCCGACACCCTGGCCGGGCAGCGGATCAACCTGGAGTTCGTCTCGGCCAACCCGACCGGCCCGGTGCACATCGGCGGGGTCCGCTGGGCGGCCGTCGGTGACGCGCTCAGCCGCCTGCTCCGGGCCACCGGGGCCGACGTCGGCACCGAATACTATTTCAACGACGCCGGCTCGCAGATCGACCGGTTCGCCCGCTCGCTGCTGGCCGCGGCCAAGGGCGAGCCGGCGCCGGAGGACGGCTACGGCGGCGCGTACATCGCCGAGATCGCGGCGGAGGTCGTCAAGCGCCGGCCTGACGTGCTGGACCTGCCCGAGGACGCCGCCCAGGAGGTGTTCCGGGTCGAGGGCGTCCAGCTGATGTTCAGCGAGATCAAGTCCTCGCTGCGCGACTTCGGGGTGGAGTTCGACACCTACTTCAACGAGAAGGACCTGCACGACCGGGGCGAGCTGGAGAAGGCGCTGCTCCGGCTGCGTGAGCAGGGGCACGTCTTCGAGTCCGAGGGCGCCACCTGGCTGCGCACCACCGACTTCGGTGACGACAAGGACCGGGTGCTGCGCAAGTCCAACGGTGAGTGGACCTACTTCGCCGCCGACTGCGCCTACTACCTGGACAAGCGGGAGCGCGGCTTCGAGCGGGTCGTGATCATGCTGGGCGCCGACCACCACGGCTACATCGGCCGGATGAAGGCGATGGCCGCCTGCTTCGGCGACGACCCGGCGCGCAATCTGGAGATCCTCATCGGCCAGCTGGTCAACCTGCTCCGCGACGGCGCACCGGTGCGGATGAGCAAGCGGGCCGGCACCGTGGTCACCCTGGAGGACCTGGTCGACGCGATCGGCGTGGACGCCTCCCGCTACGCGTTGGCCCGTTACTCCAGCGACTCGCCGATCGACATCGACGTGGAACTGTGGACCCGGGCCACCCGCGACAACCCGGTCTACTACGTCCAGTACGTGGCCGCCCGGACCGCCAGCGTCGGCCGCAACGCGGCCGAGGCGGGGCTGACCCGGGGTGACGCCGCCGACTTCCGGGCCGAGCTGCTCGTGCACGAGAAGGAGAACGACCTGCTCAAGGCGCTCGCCGAGTTTCCGGCCGTGGTCGCCTCGGCGGCCGAGCTGCGCGGGCCGCACCTGGTGGCCCGCTACCTGGAGCGGCTCGCCGGGGCCTACCACCGGTTCTACGACAACTGCCGGATCCTGCCGCGCGGCGACGAGGAGGTCACCGACCTGCACCGGGCCCGGCTCTGGCTCAACGACGCCACCCGGACGGTCATCGCCAACGGCCTCCACCTGCTCGGCGTCTCCGCCCCGGAGAGGATGTAA
- the lysA gene encoding diaminopimelate decarboxylase has product MRAHEAGALHGDIGNRSPAWLRTPVDVNALVPQLWPRHVARGPAGALTVAGLDVRDLAAEFGTPAYVLDEDDLRERCREFRAAFPDADVYYAGKAFLCRAVVRMIAEEGMFLDVCTGGELATALSAGMPAERIGFHGNNKSVAELTRAVDAGVGRIIVDSFAEIDRLSELARERGVRPRVLVRVTVGVEAHTHEFIATAHEDQKFGFSLAGGAAAAAAFKILDEDVLELRGLHSHIGSQIFDASGFEVSARRVLALQAQIRDARGVELPELDLGGGFGIAYTTQDDPASPHDLAKRLRKIVDGECAAENLAVPHLSVEPGRAIVGPAVFTLYQVGTVKDVDGIRTYVSVDGGMSDNIRTALYDASYSATVANRTSAAEPMLARVVGKHCESGDIVVKDEFLPADVQPGDLVAVPGTGAYCRSMASNYNHVPRPPVVAVRDGRARLIVRRETEDDLLALDVG; this is encoded by the coding sequence ATGCGAGCGCACGAAGCCGGTGCCCTGCACGGCGACATCGGCAACCGCAGTCCGGCCTGGTTGCGTACCCCGGTCGACGTCAACGCCCTGGTGCCGCAGCTCTGGCCGCGTCACGTGGCGCGCGGCCCGGCCGGCGCGCTGACGGTCGCGGGCCTGGACGTCCGCGACCTCGCCGCCGAGTTCGGCACCCCGGCGTACGTGCTGGACGAGGACGACCTGCGCGAGCGCTGCCGCGAGTTCCGCGCCGCGTTCCCGGACGCGGACGTCTACTACGCCGGCAAGGCGTTCCTCTGCCGCGCCGTGGTCCGGATGATCGCCGAGGAGGGCATGTTCCTCGACGTCTGCACCGGCGGGGAGCTGGCCACCGCGCTCTCGGCCGGGATGCCGGCGGAGCGGATCGGCTTCCACGGCAACAACAAGTCGGTGGCCGAGCTGACCCGGGCGGTGGACGCCGGGGTCGGCCGGATCATCGTCGACTCGTTCGCCGAGATCGACCGGCTCTCCGAGCTGGCCCGCGAGCGCGGGGTACGCCCGCGGGTGCTGGTCCGGGTCACGGTCGGCGTGGAGGCGCACACCCACGAGTTCATCGCCACCGCGCACGAGGACCAGAAGTTCGGCTTCTCCCTCGCCGGCGGCGCGGCGGCCGCGGCCGCCTTCAAGATCCTCGACGAGGACGTGCTGGAGCTGCGGGGGCTGCACTCGCACATCGGCTCGCAGATCTTCGACGCCAGCGGCTTCGAGGTCTCCGCCCGCCGCGTGCTCGCGCTGCAGGCGCAGATCCGCGACGCCCGCGGCGTGGAGCTGCCGGAGCTGGACCTGGGCGGCGGCTTCGGTATCGCGTACACCACGCAGGACGACCCGGCGTCGCCGCACGACCTGGCCAAGCGGCTGCGCAAGATCGTCGACGGCGAGTGCGCGGCGGAGAACCTGGCCGTGCCGCACCTGTCGGTCGAGCCGGGCCGCGCCATCGTCGGGCCCGCCGTGTTCACGCTCTACCAGGTGGGCACGGTCAAGGACGTCGACGGCATCCGCACCTACGTGAGCGTCGACGGGGGGATGAGCGACAACATCCGGACCGCGCTCTACGACGCCTCCTACTCGGCCACGGTGGCGAACCGCACGTCGGCGGCGGAGCCGATGCTCGCCCGCGTGGTGGGAAAGCACTGTGAGTCCGGGGACATCGTGGTGAAGGATGAATTCCTGCCCGCCGACGTGCAGCCCGGAGATCTTGTCGCGGTGCCCGGCACCGGGGCCTACTGCCGGAGCATGGCCAGCAACTACAACCATGTCCCGCGGCCCCCGGTCGTCGCGGTCCGCGACGGTCGGGCCCGGCTGATCGTCCGCCGGGAGACCGAAGACGACCTGCTCGCATTGGATGTGGGATGA
- a CDS encoding homoserine dehydrogenase, giving the protein MTSPVRLALLGCGTVGSDVVRLLHEQSADLAARIGAPLEIAGIAVRRLGRDRGDLPVDPALFTTDPLGLVKRDDVDVVVEVVGGIEPARGWLVEALRAGKSVVTANKALLAEDGATLHDAAAEGGADLYYEASVAGAIPLLRPLRESLHGDRITRVTGIVNGTTNFILSAMDATGAGFAEALEEATELGYAEADPTADVEGFDAAAKAAILASLAFHTRVTAADVHREGITEVTAADVASAKAMGCTIKLLCIAARGVDEAGRETVNVRVHPAMIPLTHPLAGVGDAFNAVFVEADAAGQLMFYGRGAGGAPTASAVLGDVVAVARNRLAGVHAASESAYADLSVRPMGEALTRYHISLDVADRPGVLAAVAGVFARHEVSIATVRQGPAGGDAELVIVTHVAPDAALAATVRELRGLDIVRSVASVLRVEGGA; this is encoded by the coding sequence ATGACCTCACCGGTTCGCTTGGCGCTGCTCGGCTGCGGCACGGTCGGCAGCGACGTCGTGCGGCTGCTGCACGAGCAGTCCGCCGATCTCGCCGCCCGGATCGGCGCCCCGCTGGAGATCGCCGGCATCGCCGTACGCCGGCTCGGCCGGGACCGGGGTGACCTGCCGGTCGACCCGGCGCTGTTCACCACCGACCCGCTCGGGCTGGTCAAGCGGGACGACGTGGACGTGGTGGTCGAGGTCGTCGGCGGCATCGAGCCGGCCCGGGGCTGGCTGGTCGAGGCGCTGCGCGCGGGCAAGAGCGTGGTGACCGCCAACAAGGCGCTGCTCGCCGAGGACGGCGCCACGCTGCACGACGCCGCCGCCGAGGGCGGCGCGGACCTCTACTACGAGGCCAGCGTCGCGGGGGCGATCCCGCTGCTGCGCCCGTTGCGCGAGTCGCTGCACGGCGACCGGATCACCCGGGTCACCGGCATCGTGAACGGCACCACCAACTTCATCCTCTCCGCCATGGACGCCACCGGCGCCGGCTTCGCCGAGGCGTTGGAGGAGGCCACCGAGCTGGGGTACGCGGAAGCCGACCCGACGGCCGACGTGGAGGGCTTCGACGCCGCCGCCAAGGCCGCCATCCTCGCCTCGCTGGCGTTCCACACCCGGGTCACCGCCGCCGACGTGCACCGCGAGGGCATCACCGAGGTGACCGCCGCGGACGTGGCCAGCGCGAAGGCCATGGGCTGCACGATCAAGCTGCTCTGCATCGCCGCCCGGGGCGTCGACGAGGCAGGCCGGGAGACGGTGAACGTCCGGGTGCACCCGGCGATGATCCCGCTGACCCACCCGCTGGCCGGCGTCGGCGACGCCTTCAACGCGGTCTTCGTCGAGGCGGACGCGGCCGGTCAGCTCATGTTCTACGGTCGGGGGGCGGGCGGCGCGCCGACCGCCAGCGCGGTGCTCGGCGACGTGGTCGCGGTGGCCCGCAACCGTCTCGCCGGGGTGCACGCGGCCAGCGAGTCGGCGTACGCGGACCTGTCGGTGCGGCCGATGGGCGAGGCGCTCACCCGCTACCACATCAGCCTCGACGTGGCCGACCGGCCGGGTGTGCTGGCGGCGGTGGCCGGGGTGTTCGCCCGGCACGAGGTCTCCATCGCGACCGTGCGGCAGGGGCCGGCCGGGGGCGACGCCGAGCTGGTGATCGTCACCCACGTGGCGCCGGACGCGGCGCTCGCCGCCACCGTCCGCGAGCTGCGCGGGTTGGACATCGTCCGCTCGGTGGCCAGCGTGCTGCGGGTCGAGGGCGGCGCGTAA
- the thrC gene encoding threonine synthase: protein MWRGLIEAYRDRLPVTDATPVVTLHEGNTPLLPAPVLSARVGADVWLKVEGANPTGSFKDRGMTLAVSKAVEAGDKAIICASTGNTSASAAAYAARAGITCAVLVPQGKIALGKLAQALVHGAKLLQVQGNFDDCLGLAGKLAQDFPVALVNSVNIDRLHGQKTAAFEIVEALGDAPDIHCLPVGNAGNISAYWMGYSEDLRDGNATKAPRMYGFQAAGAAPIVTGQVVPEPSTIATAIRIGNPASWTKAIDARDASDGLISAVTDREILSAYRLLAREVGVFVELGSAASVAGLLQQAAAGRVPAGSRVVCTVTGHGLKDPEWAISTAPAPVTIANDALAAARSLDLA from the coding sequence ATGTGGCGGGGACTCATCGAGGCGTACCGGGACCGTCTGCCGGTCACCGACGCCACTCCCGTCGTCACCCTGCACGAGGGGAACACGCCGCTGCTGCCGGCGCCGGTGCTCTCCGCCCGGGTCGGCGCGGACGTGTGGCTCAAGGTCGAGGGGGCGAACCCGACCGGCTCGTTCAAGGACCGTGGCATGACCCTCGCCGTCTCCAAGGCCGTCGAGGCGGGGGACAAGGCGATCATCTGCGCCTCCACCGGCAACACCAGCGCCTCGGCCGCCGCGTACGCGGCCCGGGCCGGGATCACCTGCGCGGTGCTGGTGCCCCAGGGCAAGATCGCGCTGGGCAAGCTGGCCCAGGCGCTGGTGCACGGCGCCAAGCTGCTCCAGGTGCAGGGCAACTTCGACGACTGCCTGGGCCTGGCCGGCAAGCTCGCCCAGGACTTCCCGGTCGCGCTGGTCAACTCCGTCAACATCGACCGGCTGCACGGGCAGAAGACGGCCGCCTTCGAGATCGTCGAGGCGCTCGGCGACGCGCCGGACATCCACTGCCTGCCGGTGGGCAACGCCGGCAACATCTCCGCCTACTGGATGGGCTACTCGGAGGACCTGCGCGACGGCAACGCCACGAAGGCACCCAGGATGTACGGGTTCCAGGCGGCCGGCGCGGCCCCGATCGTCACCGGCCAGGTGGTGCCCGAGCCGTCGACCATCGCCACCGCCATCCGGATCGGCAACCCGGCGAGCTGGACCAAGGCCATCGACGCGCGGGACGCCTCGGACGGTCTGATCTCGGCGGTCACCGACCGGGAGATCCTGTCGGCCTACCGGCTGCTGGCCCGTGAGGTCGGGGTCTTCGTCGAGCTGGGCAGCGCGGCCAGCGTGGCCGGCCTGCTCCAGCAGGCCGCCGCCGGCCGGGTGCCGGCCGGGTCGCGGGTGGTCTGCACGGTCACCGGCCACGGCCTGAAGGACCCGGAGTGGGCCATCTCGACGGCTCCCGCCCCGGTCACCATCGCCAACGACGCCCTCGCCGCCGCCCGCTCCCTCGACCTCGCCTGA
- a CDS encoding efflux RND transporter permease subunit — MSLLARFSLANRGLIALIALVTTAFGAFAVPSLKQQLLPSLEFPAAFIVAPYPGAAPEIVESQVAEPIENSLQGIPGLEKVTSTSREGAATVQVQYEFGTDLDDVVNKMEIALNRIDAQLPEGVDPQVIAGSTDDLPAVVVAATGDGDERALAEKLRATVVPELEGLDGVRAVDVTGARDQVVTVTPDPVKLAAAKVAPTAIAQALKTNGVAVPAGALADGDRSLPVQVGTPIRTVDDLRGIVLTTAPAAPVRLGDVARVEQQLAPATSFTRTNGKPSLGIAVTASPDGNAVGISHDIRDRLDELEAASGAELTVVFDQAPFVERSIESLTTEGLLGLLMAVVVILVFLLSVRSTVVTAVSIPISVLVALIVLWAGDYSLNLLTLGALTIAVGRVVDDSIVVLENIKRHLEYGEEKRAAILTAVREVAGAVTASTLTTVAVFAPIALVGGFVGQLFAPFAITVTVALLASLLVSLTVIPVLAYWFLRPRRGADDAARAAAEEKELRSPLQRAYLPVIGFATRSRKSRWATVAVGLLVLLGTFGLAQKLETNFLDDSGQDTLAIRQEMPAGTGLAGTDRAAARVEEVLKRTSGVETYQVSAGGGDNPWAGGGSDSASWSLALSDDTDATAVRQVLRKEFDALGPEVGELTFGGGQNASANQVEVVVQAADQETLTRAAEEVRAAMADTPGVEDVTSGLATRVPRVEVTVDRAAAARAGLTEAAVGQLVAQTYRGAPLGQVTLDGAAQDVVLSTGARPPVNVAELRALRVGPVTLDAIADVNQVDGPQQVTRIDGERSVSVTGTATGSNLGATTQELQKRLDALDVPGATYVIGGVSADQADAFADLGLAVLAAIAIVFLIMVATFRSLTQALILLISVPFAATGAIALLLATGTPLGVPALIGVLMLVGIVVTNAIVLLDLINQYRAQGMGVTEAVVEGGRRRLRPILMTAVATIFALLPMAFGLTGEGGFISKPLAVVVIGGLLSSTLLTLVLVPTLYTMVERTKGSLRARRDRRRGAPEQVEAAEPAEAPAPEPVPVGVGGGERPAEVAVPPARPSGALIDGTDQFEVLRLPKSRQSPLPPTE, encoded by the coding sequence ATGTCGCTGCTCGCCAGATTCAGTCTCGCCAACCGGGGCCTGATCGCCCTCATCGCGTTGGTGACCACGGCGTTCGGGGCGTTCGCCGTGCCGTCGCTGAAGCAGCAGCTGCTGCCGTCGCTGGAGTTCCCCGCCGCGTTCATCGTGGCCCCCTACCCGGGCGCCGCCCCGGAGATCGTCGAGTCCCAGGTCGCCGAGCCGATCGAGAACAGCCTGCAGGGCATCCCGGGGCTGGAGAAGGTCACCTCGACCTCCCGGGAGGGCGCGGCCACGGTCCAGGTGCAGTACGAGTTCGGCACCGATCTGGACGACGTGGTCAACAAGATGGAGATCGCGCTCAACCGGATCGACGCCCAGCTCCCGGAGGGCGTCGACCCGCAGGTGATCGCCGGCAGCACGGACGACCTGCCCGCCGTGGTGGTCGCGGCGACCGGTGACGGGGACGAGCGGGCGCTGGCCGAGAAGCTGCGCGCCACCGTCGTACCGGAGCTGGAGGGGCTGGACGGGGTGCGCGCGGTGGACGTCACCGGCGCCCGCGACCAGGTGGTGACCGTCACGCCGGATCCGGTGAAGCTGGCCGCCGCCAAGGTGGCGCCGACCGCGATCGCGCAGGCGCTGAAGACCAACGGGGTGGCCGTGCCGGCCGGGGCGCTGGCCGACGGTGACCGATCGCTGCCGGTGCAGGTCGGCACGCCGATCCGCACCGTGGACGACCTGCGGGGCATCGTGCTCACCACGGCGCCAGCGGCGCCGGTGCGCCTCGGCGACGTGGCCCGGGTGGAGCAGCAGCTCGCCCCGGCGACGTCCTTCACCCGCACCAACGGCAAGCCGAGCCTCGGGATCGCGGTCACCGCCAGCCCGGACGGCAACGCGGTCGGCATCTCGCACGACATCCGGGACCGGCTGGACGAGTTGGAGGCCGCCTCCGGCGCCGAGCTGACCGTGGTGTTCGACCAGGCCCCGTTCGTCGAGCGGTCCATCGAGAGCCTCACCACCGAGGGGCTGCTGGGCCTGCTGATGGCCGTCGTGGTGATCCTGGTCTTCCTGCTCTCGGTGCGGTCCACGGTGGTCACCGCGGTCTCCATCCCGATCTCGGTCCTGGTCGCGCTGATCGTGCTCTGGGCCGGCGACTATTCGCTCAACCTGCTGACCCTCGGCGCGCTGACCATCGCGGTCGGCCGGGTGGTGGACGACTCGATCGTGGTGCTGGAGAACATCAAACGGCACCTGGAGTACGGCGAGGAGAAGCGGGCGGCGATCCTGACCGCGGTCCGCGAGGTGGCCGGCGCGGTGACCGCGTCCACGCTCACCACGGTCGCGGTGTTCGCGCCGATCGCCCTGGTCGGCGGCTTCGTCGGGCAGCTGTTCGCGCCGTTCGCGATCACCGTGACGGTGGCCCTGCTTGCCTCGCTGCTGGTGTCGCTGACCGTCATCCCGGTGCTGGCCTACTGGTTCCTGCGCCCGCGGCGCGGGGCCGACGACGCCGCCCGCGCGGCCGCCGAGGAGAAGGAGCTGCGCAGCCCGTTGCAGCGGGCGTACCTGCCGGTGATCGGCTTCGCCACCCGCTCCCGCAAGAGCCGGTGGGCCACCGTGGCGGTCGGCCTGCTGGTGCTGCTGGGCACGTTCGGTCTGGCGCAGAAGCTGGAGACCAACTTCCTGGACGACTCCGGCCAGGACACGCTGGCGATCCGGCAGGAGATGCCGGCCGGCACCGGACTCGCCGGCACCGACCGGGCCGCCGCCCGAGTCGAGGAGGTGCTGAAGCGTACGTCGGGGGTGGAGACCTACCAGGTCAGCGCCGGCGGCGGGGACAACCCGTGGGCGGGGGGCGGCAGCGACAGCGCCTCCTGGTCGTTGGCGCTCTCCGACGACACCGACGCCACGGCCGTGCGGCAGGTGCTGCGCAAGGAGTTCGACGCGCTCGGCCCGGAGGTCGGCGAGCTGACCTTCGGCGGTGGCCAGAACGCCTCCGCCAACCAGGTCGAGGTGGTGGTGCAGGCCGCCGACCAGGAGACGCTGACCCGGGCGGCGGAGGAGGTCCGCGCCGCGATGGCCGACACCCCCGGCGTGGAGGACGTCACCAGCGGCCTGGCCACCCGGGTGCCCCGGGTGGAGGTGACAGTGGACCGGGCCGCCGCGGCCCGCGCCGGTCTCACCGAGGCGGCCGTGGGGCAGCTCGTCGCGCAGACGTACCGGGGCGCGCCGCTCGGCCAGGTCACGCTGGACGGCGCCGCGCAGGACGTGGTGCTGAGCACCGGGGCCCGGCCGCCGGTGAACGTGGCCGAGCTGCGGGCGCTGCGGGTGGGCCCGGTGACGCTGGACGCGATCGCCGACGTCAACCAGGTCGACGGCCCGCAGCAGGTCACCCGGATCGACGGTGAGCGCAGCGTCTCGGTCACCGGCACCGCCACCGGCTCGAACCTCGGCGCGACCACCCAGGAGCTGCAGAAGCGACTGGACGCGCTGGACGTGCCGGGTGCCACGTACGTGATCGGCGGGGTGAGCGCCGACCAGGCGGACGCGTTCGCGGACCTCGGCCTGGCCGTGCTGGCCGCCATCGCGATCGTCTTCCTGATCATGGTGGCGACGTTCCGGAGCCTGACCCAGGCGCTGATCCTGCTGATCTCGGTGCCGTTCGCGGCGACCGGGGCGATCGCGCTGCTGCTGGCCACCGGGACGCCGCTGGGCGTGCCGGCGCTGATCGGCGTGCTCATGCTGGTCGGCATCGTGGTGACCAACGCGATCGTGCTGCTCGACCTGATCAACCAGTACCGGGCGCAGGGCATGGGTGTCACCGAGGCCGTGGTCGAGGGCGGCCGGCGTCGGCTGCGGCCGATCCTGATGACCGCGGTGGCCACCATCTTCGCGCTGCTGCCGATGGCGTTCGGGCTGACCGGCGAGGGTGGCTTCATCTCGAAGCCGCTGGCCGTCGTGGTGATCGGCGGCCTGCTCAGCTCGACGCTGCTGACGCTGGTCCTGGTGCCGACGCTCTACACCATGGTGGAGCGGACCAAGGGTTCGCTGCGGGCCCGCCGGGACCGCCGCCGGGGTGCTCCGGAGCAGGTCGAGGCGGCCGAGCCGGCCGAGGCGCCCGCCCCGGAGCCGGTCCCGGTGGGCGTCGGCGGCGGGGAGCGCCCGGCCGAGGTGGCCGTGCCGCCGGCCCGGCCGTCGGGCGCGCTGATCGACGGTACGGACCAGTTCGAGGTGCTCCGCCTGCCCAAGAGCCGGCAGTCCCCGCTGCCCCCGACCGAGTGA